The Salvelinus namaycush isolate Seneca chromosome 8, SaNama_1.0, whole genome shotgun sequence genome has a segment encoding these proteins:
- the LOC120052647 gene encoding histone-binding protein N1/N2-like, with the protein MLSQSRNMTEETAVASSSGSSVDVMAEAKKLIGAGNRHLVMGDVVSAVHVFQEACGMLAARYGDTADECGEAFFLCGKSLLELARVENTVLGNALEGVPEESSEEEGEGETPDNSKFESADNLEDDDDDDEGEGTAEDKEEEVGNLQLAWEMLEVAKVIYKRKENKEDQLMAAQAYLKLGEVGAESGNYPAAVEDFQDCLSLQLKHLPPHSRLVAETHYQLGMTYCITGQYSQAIQHYSSSVKVIESRLAMLQEVIDKAEGEDGAKEKTELEELKQLLPDVAEKVEDAKESQSMAGSASVAIQQTLAGASTLSAFPSSSSSAFAESGGPSSSCSSAFGTSQIPVRSAADGASSSKSASDISHLVRKKRKTEESPVKDTDAKKTKQETTVNGSGDSGSGSNGVQEKGAQEPGKLSASVESSV; encoded by the exons ATGCTGAGTCAGTCACGTAACATGACAGAGGAAACAGCAGTTGCTTCAAGCTCAGGAAG CTCTGTCGATGTGATGGCGGAGGCAAAGAAGCTGATCGGCGCTGGGAACAGGCACCTGGTGATGGGAGATGTCGTTTCTGCAGTCCATGTGTTCCAGGAGGCTTGTGGCATGCT GGCTGCGCGGTATGGGGACACTGCAGATGAGTGTGGAGAGGCCTTCTTCCTGTGTGGGAAGTCTCTACTGGAGCTTGCCAG GGTGGAGAACACTGTCCTTGGTAATGCTCTTGAGGGAGTCCCTGAGGAGTCGtctgaggaggaaggagagggagagacgccGGACAACTCAAAGTTTGAGAGCGCTGACAACTTGGAAG ATGATGACGACGATGATGAAGGGGAAGGCACTGCTGAAGACAAA GAGGAGGAAGTGGGTAACCTGCAGCTGGCTTGGGAAATGCTGGAGGTCGCCAAGGTCATCTACAAAAG AAAGGAGAACAAGGAGGACCAGTTGATGGCTGCTCAGGCCTATCTGAAGCTCGGAGAAGTTGGAGCAGAATCTG GTAACTACCCTGCAGCTGTGGAGGACTTCCAGGACTGCCTGTCCCTGCAGCTGAAGCACTTGCCCCCCCACAGCCGCCTGGTGGCCGAGACCCACTACCAACTTGGCATGACCTACTGCATCACAGGCCAATACAGCCAGGCCATCCAGCACTACAGCAGCTCTGTCAAAGTCATCGAGAGCCGCCTGG CCATGCTCCAGGAGGTGATAGACAAGGCGGAAGGTGAAGACGGAGCCAAAGAGAAGACCGAGCTGGAGGAGCTGAAGCAGCTGCTGCCTGACGTCGCTGAGAAGGTAGAGGATGCCAAGGAGAGCCAGAGTATGGCAGGATCAGCCTCTGTGGCCATACAGCAGACCCTG GCTGGAGCTTCTACTTTGTCAGCATTCCCATCCTCTTCCTCATCAGCGTTTGCAGAAAGCGGTGGACCTTCATCTTCCTGTTCATCAGCATTCGGAACCAGTCAG ATCCCTGTCAGATCGGCAGCCGATGGCGCATCCTCCTCCAAATCTGCATCAGACATTTCCCACCTGGTCAGGAAAAAG AGGAAAACTGAGGAGAGCCCCGTAAAGGACACTGATGCTAAAAAGACCAAGCAGGAAACTACAGTTAATGGCAGCGGCGATTCCGGCTCTGGCAGCAATGGAGTCCAGGAGAAAGGGGCACAGGAG CCCGGCAAGCTGTCCGCCTCTGTGGAATCCTCGGTGTGA